One genomic segment of Polyangia bacterium includes these proteins:
- a CDS encoding OmpA family protein, translating to MRNLVTIMFGTMALAFGAASYAAKPAPDGGNDFVLHDSDSAKDVHGAKASKIEATKTDAAMKFMVIDKDKGPIKGVVISLTAPGGYTYYTEETDAEGYAEVLVPVGQKYDVTYLSLGRRDIAATVSVTDEPKQTVKLTLRYKRQPLPPPFVLSGINFDTGKATLRPESYDRLDIVFDFMTHKKSAHVEISGHTDNKGNSKSNKVLSEKRAQACRIYIIKRGIDGSRLTAIGYGDERPIAPNDTDEGRQKNRRIEAKEL from the coding sequence ATGCGTAACCTGGTGACAATCATGTTCGGCACGATGGCGCTGGCCTTCGGCGCCGCCTCATACGCGGCAAAGCCCGCCCCCGACGGGGGTAACGACTTTGTGTTGCACGACTCCGACAGCGCAAAGGATGTACACGGCGCGAAGGCATCGAAGATCGAAGCGACGAAGACCGACGCGGCGATGAAGTTCATGGTGATCGACAAAGACAAAGGACCGATCAAGGGCGTCGTGATCTCGCTGACCGCGCCGGGCGGATATACCTATTACACCGAAGAGACGGACGCCGAGGGTTATGCCGAGGTGCTGGTGCCGGTGGGGCAAAAGTACGACGTTACTTACTTGAGCCTTGGCCGCCGAGACATCGCGGCGACGGTGTCGGTGACCGACGAGCCGAAGCAGACCGTCAAGCTGACCCTGCGCTACAAGCGCCAGCCGCTGCCTCCTCCGTTTGTGCTGAGTGGAATCAACTTCGATACCGGCAAGGCGACATTGCGGCCCGAATCGTACGATCGGCTGGATATCGTCTTCGATTTCATGACGCACAAGAAAAGCGCGCACGTCGAGATCTCGGGCCACACCGACAACAAAGGCAACTCAAAATCCAACAAGGTGCTGTCAGAGAAACGCGCGCAGGCCTGCCGTATCTACATCATCAAAAGAGGCATCGACGGCAGCCGCCTGACGGCCATCGGCTACGGCGACGAACGCCCCATCGCCCCCAATGACACCGACGAGGGCCGACAAAAGAATCGTCGCATCGAAGCCAAAGAACTCTGA
- a CDS encoding metallophosphoesterase: protein MKSKLLWLPLPALLVFSCGDDVPPGATTPTTTEDADVTPPALDAATDEAPPTTEADAGADIVALPPAASGAFTVVVLPDTQYYAAVFHDIFPAQTQWIVNHRDDNQIAFVMHAGDIVDQDLPEQWTVAAAALHLLDGVVPYVLTAGNHDYANLADRTGMINSYFPPSSFASTSWFGGTFEDGHLENSYSLVSAGGRDWLLMSLEFGMRDEVISWADQILKANPARQAIIITHAYLFGNERYDHVKSPGQSWNPHTYVMTDQTHTTINDGEELWQKLIEPNSNVRFVLSGHVIVPGSGRLTSTRADGTRVHQILANYQSCAYPCEFVGAQRVDGGNGYLRLMRFDPGAHQIAVSTYSPYVDNFLHDADNEFTLPWDD from the coding sequence ATGAAGTCCAAACTGTTGTGGTTGCCGTTGCCCGCATTGCTGGTGTTTTCGTGTGGCGACGACGTGCCGCCGGGCGCGACCACCCCGACCACCACCGAAGACGCCGACGTCACGCCGCCCGCGCTGGACGCCGCCACCGACGAGGCGCCACCCACCACCGAAGCGGACGCCGGCGCCGATATCGTGGCCCTGCCGCCCGCCGCCTCGGGGGCGTTCACGGTGGTGGTTCTGCCGGACACGCAGTACTACGCCGCCGTCTTTCACGACATCTTCCCGGCTCAGACGCAATGGATCGTCAACCACCGCGACGACAACCAGATCGCCTTCGTCATGCACGCCGGCGACATCGTCGATCAGGATCTTCCCGAGCAATGGACGGTGGCGGCCGCGGCGCTGCACCTGCTGGACGGCGTGGTGCCTTACGTCCTGACCGCCGGCAACCACGACTACGCCAACCTGGCCGACCGCACGGGAATGATCAATTCGTACTTCCCGCCCAGCAGCTTTGCCTCGACGTCGTGGTTTGGCGGCACGTTTGAAGACGGGCATCTGGAAAACAGCTACAGCCTGGTCAGCGCCGGCGGCCGCGATTGGCTGTTGATGTCGCTGGAGTTCGGCATGCGCGACGAGGTCATCAGCTGGGCCGATCAAATCCTGAAGGCGAACCCAGCCCGGCAAGCCATCATCATCACGCACGCCTATCTGTTTGGAAACGAACGGTACGACCACGTCAAAAGCCCAGGCCAGTCCTGGAACCCGCACACGTACGTGATGACCGACCAGACCCACACCACCATCAACGACGGCGAGGAGCTGTGGCAGAAGTTGATCGAACCGAACAGCAACGTTCGGTTTGTGCTGTCCGGTCACGTCATCGTTCCCGGCAGCGGACGCCTGACCAGCACCCGCGCCGACGGGACCCGCGTACACCAGATTCTGGCGAACTATCAGTCCTGCGCCTATCCCTGCGAATTCGTCGGCGCGCAACGGGTGGACGGCGGCAACGGCTATCTGCGGCTGATGCGTTTTGATCCGGGCGCGCACCAGATCGCCGTGTCCACCTATTCGCCGTACGTCGACAACTTCCTGCACGACGCCGACAACGAGTTCACGCTGCCCTGGGACGACTAG
- a CDS encoding nucleotide-binding protein gives MAKRSIPQAPVFETKVFGLPEIDVGLKKLRRRIEDVRALDPKQVASNDTRVKNAESSIRETIRDIFGTNSPEFREHAHHEIWHGPHRIMIAGEEGVAQRQFAAGIPQSVTMLEGLIARLEEKREDVAAVTVGPEPEEPAVPNTRRVFVVHGHDEEAKLATARFLEKLQLDPVVLSEQPNEGRTIIEKFEHHADVSYAIVLLTPDDVGAPEEAPDVLRPRARQNVMLELGYFIGRLGRSRDCALYKDGVELPSDLHGVLYVQMDAGD, from the coding sequence GTGGCCAAACGTTCGATCCCACAAGCACCAGTCTTTGAGACGAAGGTTTTCGGCCTCCCTGAGATCGACGTAGGTCTCAAGAAGCTCAGGCGTCGCATCGAGGACGTCAGAGCGCTCGATCCCAAACAGGTCGCCTCCAACGACACGCGCGTCAAGAATGCAGAATCGAGTATCCGCGAAACGATACGCGATATCTTCGGAACGAACTCCCCCGAATTTCGGGAGCATGCTCATCATGAGATTTGGCACGGCCCTCACAGAATCATGATTGCCGGCGAGGAAGGCGTGGCTCAGCGCCAGTTCGCCGCCGGAATTCCTCAGTCCGTAACGATGCTAGAGGGGTTGATTGCTCGACTTGAGGAAAAGCGAGAGGACGTCGCCGCTGTCACTGTCGGACCAGAACCAGAGGAGCCTGCTGTCCCGAATACCCGCCGCGTGTTCGTCGTCCACGGCCACGACGAGGAAGCCAAGTTGGCAACCGCACGCTTCCTCGAAAAGCTCCAGCTTGATCCGGTTGTCTTAAGCGAGCAGCCAAATGAGGGACGGACCATAATCGAGAAGTTCGAGCATCACGCAGACGTTTCGTACGCGATCGTTCTACTCACGCCCGATGATGTCGGGGCTCCCGAAGAGGCCCCTGATGTACTTCGGCCGCGCGCGAGACAAAATGTCATGCTGGAGCTTGGCTATTTCATCGGGAGACTGGGTCGCTCCCGTGACTGCGCCCTGTACAAGGACGGCGTCGAACTGCCATCCGATCTTCACGGAGTTCTCTACGTGCAAATGGATGCTGGCGATTGA
- a CDS encoding FMN-binding negative transcriptional regulator has protein sequence MYLPKQFEETRAPVLHGFIRQRSFGTLVALTSDGLSVDHLPFLLDGNHGALGVVRGHVARANPIVKAALADVDAVVIFNGPDHYITPSWYATKQKTGRVVPTWNYVVVHAYGRPRFIDDEQWLRQHVEQATQHHESGRDNPWQVSDAPDDYVSKLIGNIVGVEIPISRLSGKWKLGQNRPDADRQGMVDGLLEDNG, from the coding sequence ATGTATTTACCGAAACAATTCGAAGAGACCCGAGCGCCGGTCCTTCACGGTTTCATTCGTCAGCGTTCCTTTGGAACGCTGGTGGCGCTGACCAGCGACGGGCTCAGCGTTGATCACCTTCCGTTTCTTCTCGATGGGAATCACGGCGCTCTGGGTGTCGTGAGAGGACATGTTGCTCGTGCGAACCCGATCGTGAAGGCGGCGCTCGCCGACGTTGATGCGGTGGTGATCTTCAACGGCCCCGACCACTACATTACGCCTTCCTGGTATGCGACCAAGCAGAAGACAGGACGGGTGGTCCCCACCTGGAACTATGTCGTTGTTCACGCGTATGGGCGGCCGCGGTTCATCGATGATGAGCAATGGCTGCGACAACATGTGGAGCAAGCGACCCAACATCATGAAAGCGGTCGTGACAATCCGTGGCAAGTCTCGGATGCGCCGGACGACTATGTCAGCAAGTTGATCGGCAATATCGTCGGGGTGGAGATCCCAATTTCGCGCCTCTCGGGAAAATGGAAGCTCGGACAAAACCGACCCGATGCCGATCGACAGGGAATGGTCGACGGTTTACTTGAAGACAATGGCTAG
- a CDS encoding extradiol dioxygenase produces the protein MIHGAHVIIYSKDAEADRAFFRDVLNYKAVDAGHGWLIFALPPAEVAVHPSDENDVHELFLMCDDVQAFIAEMEKKDVKCSPVDEQRWGSITRLTLPGGGRLGVYQPKHASPLTAGAP, from the coding sequence ATGATTCACGGCGCTCACGTCATCATCTACAGCAAGGATGCCGAGGCTGACCGAGCATTCTTCCGCGACGTGCTGAACTACAAGGCGGTCGACGCTGGTCACGGGTGGCTGATCTTCGCGCTGCCGCCCGCCGAGGTCGCCGTGCACCCGTCGGACGAGAACGACGTACACGAGCTGTTCCTGATGTGCGACGACGTCCAGGCGTTCATCGCCGAGATGGAGAAGAAGGACGTGAAGTGCTCGCCCGTCGACGAGCAGCGCTGGGGCTCGATCACGCGGCTGACGCTGCCAGGCGGCGGGAGACTCGGCGTCTACCAGCCGAAGCACGCGTCGCCGCTGACGGCGGGAGCGCCGTAG
- a CDS encoding DUF1592 domain-containing protein produces the protein MRRFYSADVFLFGALSMALSCTGSIMDSSGEPSGGGGSGSGVVPPGGSGSGTGSNKPGDPNAAGPLPLQRLTNAEYNNTVHDLLGDNTQPASQFASDRLTTFEFRRAGDVAVQDATLFRTAAETLAAAAAPKLVNGMLLPCDPTTGEDACAQKFITTFGQRAFRRPLTTDEITRLTTFYSNARTSLKLSFTDAAGLLIEGMLQAPQFLYHWEAAPADPLIHDGPVVRLAGYQVASRLSYFIWGSMPDDDLLAAAGAGQLDTAAGVQTAAHRLLADQKAKATVSRFFTDWMALDGLGDRTKDPTAYPNYTAAVQQAMLDETTAFVQNVGFGGDGRLATFLGAPYSFVSNTLASYYGVPVSGAMPQKTDLNPAQRAGFLTQGSFLAMTGAPDGSNPVLRGKAVYTKLLCNVLPPPPNNVPAPKPASAGGTTRQRFEEHDQNACAKACHAQMDPIGFAFENYDGIGQYRTMDNGLPVDATGSLLLDGSMQSFNDAVGLTGLLAKSDNVRTCFAGEWSRFALSRADTDADAPSLQATAQAFATDSASLQDLMAAIATMRSFRFRSLSPGEMP, from the coding sequence ATGCGTCGCTTTTATTCAGCAGACGTTTTCCTGTTCGGCGCGTTGTCGATGGCGCTGTCGTGTACCGGCAGCATCATGGACAGCAGCGGCGAGCCGTCGGGCGGAGGCGGTTCAGGTTCAGGTGTCGTTCCGCCGGGCGGCAGCGGCTCCGGAACCGGATCGAACAAGCCGGGTGATCCCAACGCCGCCGGCCCGCTGCCGCTGCAGCGGTTGACCAATGCCGAGTACAACAACACGGTTCACGATCTGCTGGGCGACAACACGCAGCCAGCCAGTCAATTCGCCAGCGATCGGTTGACCACTTTCGAATTCCGGCGCGCCGGCGACGTGGCCGTGCAGGACGCCACGCTGTTTCGCACCGCCGCCGAGACGCTGGCCGCCGCCGCCGCGCCGAAGCTGGTGAACGGCATGTTGCTGCCCTGCGATCCGACCACGGGCGAGGACGCCTGCGCGCAGAAGTTCATCACCACCTTCGGCCAGCGGGCCTTTCGCCGTCCGCTGACCACCGACGAGATCACGCGCCTGACGACGTTCTATTCCAACGCGCGCACGTCGTTGAAGCTGTCTTTCACGGACGCCGCCGGACTGTTGATCGAAGGCATGCTGCAGGCGCCGCAGTTTCTTTATCATTGGGAAGCGGCGCCCGCCGATCCGCTGATTCACGACGGCCCGGTGGTGCGGCTGGCCGGCTATCAGGTCGCTTCGCGCCTGTCGTATTTCATCTGGGGCTCTATGCCTGATGACGATCTGCTGGCCGCGGCGGGCGCCGGGCAGCTGGACACCGCGGCGGGCGTGCAGACGGCGGCGCACCGGTTGCTGGCCGATCAAAAAGCCAAGGCCACCGTCTCGCGCTTTTTCACCGACTGGATGGCGCTGGATGGCCTCGGCGATCGAACGAAAGATCCGACGGCGTATCCCAATTACACGGCCGCCGTGCAGCAGGCGATGCTGGACGAGACCACCGCCTTCGTCCAGAACGTGGGTTTTGGCGGCGACGGGCGGCTGGCCACGTTCCTGGGCGCGCCGTACTCGTTCGTGAGCAACACCTTGGCGTCTTACTATGGCGTGCCGGTGTCGGGCGCGATGCCGCAGAAGACGGATCTCAATCCGGCGCAGCGGGCGGGCTTTTTGACCCAGGGAAGTTTTCTGGCCATGACCGGCGCGCCCGATGGTTCGAACCCGGTCCTGCGTGGCAAGGCGGTCTACACCAAGTTGCTGTGCAACGTGCTGCCGCCGCCGCCCAACAACGTGCCGGCGCCCAAGCCGGCGTCGGCCGGCGGCACCACCCGCCAGCGCTTTGAAGAGCACGATCAGAACGCCTGCGCCAAGGCCTGTCATGCGCAGATGGATCCCATCGGCTTTGCCTTCGAGAACTACGACGGCATCGGGCAATACCGGACCATGGACAATGGACTGCCGGTCGACGCCACCGGCTCGCTGCTGCTGGACGGGTCGATGCAGTCGTTCAACGACGCCGTCGGGTTGACCGGTCTTCTGGCCAAGAGCGATAACGTGCGCACCTGCTTCGCCGGCGAGTGGTCGCGCTTTGCTCTTTCACGCGCCGACACCGATGCCGACGCGCCGTCGTTGCAGGCGACGGCCCAGGCCTTCGCCACCGACAGCGCCAGCCTTCAAGATTTGATGGCCGCCATCGCGACGATGCGTAGCTTCCGTTTTCGCAGTCTGTCACCGGGAGAGATGCCATGA
- a CDS encoding DUF1552 domain-containing protein, with translation MIAIRTSKTRARLSRRAFLRRVGASAAVLPLLEMEKAHGASAYPKRLITIAWGNGVAQPSFYPTTDDPTTTPIMQPLVPLKDKVTLVAGLDYMTMLAGGHTYDGHFSFPTMFTGTYKNLGGQSSAATGASIDQVVSTAIAKTVNLPVPLMNITVQGRSTSYRVDGSSNTGETKVDRLYNTLFATKVMPSSQVSALTARRKSVIDYLVPELSSFAVKRGTDDRAKIAAHLDSIRQIETSLTAAGPGASCMPVNPGAPTEYSAMTKAFSDLVALAFRCDISRTASLSWADDGGSGPYTMPFLSLGGSSMSNGIGEVHGIAHEGASGYPKKLLIDTWYMSQLAYLATALDGTAEGSGTMLDNSLIVMGNDMSEGSFHSVSSIPFVLVGRAGGALRSGRTVKVGSWATKTGNYWSSGKTGVAHNQLLASISNLMDVPATSFGTGYDGTLAELA, from the coding sequence ATGATCGCCATTCGCACCAGCAAAACGCGCGCTCGTCTTTCGCGCCGGGCTTTCTTGCGGCGCGTGGGAGCCAGCGCCGCCGTGCTGCCGCTGCTGGAAATGGAAAAGGCGCACGGCGCCAGCGCGTATCCCAAGCGCCTGATCACCATCGCCTGGGGAAACGGCGTGGCGCAGCCGTCGTTCTATCCGACCACCGACGATCCGACCACCACGCCGATCATGCAGCCGCTGGTACCGCTCAAAGACAAGGTCACGCTGGTCGCCGGTCTCGATTACATGACCATGCTGGCGGGCGGCCACACCTACGACGGTCATTTTTCGTTTCCCACCATGTTCACCGGCACATACAAGAATCTGGGCGGGCAATCCTCGGCCGCCACCGGCGCGTCGATCGATCAGGTGGTGTCGACGGCGATCGCCAAGACCGTGAACCTGCCGGTGCCGCTGATGAACATCACCGTGCAGGGGCGATCCACCAGCTATCGCGTCGACGGTTCTTCGAACACCGGCGAGACCAAGGTCGATCGTCTTTACAACACGCTGTTCGCCACCAAGGTGATGCCCAGCAGTCAGGTGTCAGCGCTGACCGCGCGCCGCAAAAGCGTCATCGATTATCTGGTGCCGGAGCTGTCGTCGTTCGCCGTCAAACGCGGCACCGACGATCGGGCGAAGATCGCCGCCCATCTGGATTCGATCCGCCAGATCGAGACCAGCCTGACGGCGGCCGGGCCGGGCGCCAGTTGCATGCCGGTCAATCCGGGCGCGCCCACCGAGTATTCGGCGATGACCAAGGCGTTCTCTGATCTGGTGGCGCTGGCGTTTCGCTGCGACATCAGCCGGACCGCCAGCTTGTCGTGGGCCGACGACGGCGGCAGCGGTCCTTACACCATGCCGTTCCTGAGTCTGGGCGGCAGCAGCATGAGCAACGGCATCGGCGAGGTGCACGGCATCGCCCACGAAGGCGCGTCGGGCTATCCGAAGAAGCTCCTCATCGACACCTGGTACATGTCCCAGCTGGCGTATCTGGCCACGGCGCTGGACGGCACGGCGGAGGGCAGCGGCACGATGCTGGACAACAGCCTGATCGTGATGGGCAACGACATGAGCGAAGGATCGTTCCACTCGGTCAGCAGCATTCCCTTCGTGCTGGTCGGCCGGGCCGGCGGGGCGCTGCGCAGCGGGCGAACGGTCAAGGTCGGAAGCTGGGCCACCAAGACGGGCAACTACTGGTCCAGCGGAAAAACCGGCGTCGCGCACAATCAGCTGCTGGCGTCGATCTCCAACCTGATGGATGTGCCGGCGACCAGCTTTGGCACCGGTTACGACGGGACGCTGGCCGAGCTGGCCTAA
- a CDS encoding DUF2071 domain-containing protein: protein MHPSLAHTRHRPWPLPTTPWVWRQSWRDLLFAHWPVKTDRLRALVPAPLQIDEFDGTSWVGLVPFRMAGVMRRPLPDLPGISAFPELNVRLYVTHDGKPGVWFLSLDATNPLAVWAARRFFHLPYHRAQIRIRTTGDDFRYVSRRRPTGEPALDVAYRAVSVPFHSRPGTLEHWLTERYCLYAQAPDGSLWRNEVHHAPWPLQIAEATITRDTYLASHGLAMDGPPRTLHFAQRQDVIVWNGSRVA, encoded by the coding sequence ATGCACCCCTCGCTCGCCCACACCCGCCACCGTCCCTGGCCCCTGCCGACCACGCCCTGGGTCTGGCGGCAAAGCTGGCGCGATCTGCTGTTCGCCCACTGGCCAGTCAAAACGGATCGCCTGCGCGCGCTGGTTCCGGCGCCGCTACAGATCGACGAATTCGATGGGACCTCTTGGGTGGGACTGGTTCCCTTTCGCATGGCCGGGGTCATGCGCCGCCCGCTACCCGATCTGCCGGGGATCTCCGCCTTTCCCGAGTTGAACGTCCGTCTCTATGTCACGCACGACGGAAAGCCGGGCGTCTGGTTTCTCAGCCTGGACGCCACCAACCCGCTGGCGGTATGGGCGGCCCGGCGGTTCTTTCACCTGCCTTACCACCGCGCTCAGATACGCATTCGAACGACGGGCGATGACTTCCGCTACGTTTCACGCCGCCGACCGACGGGCGAACCAGCTCTTGATGTCGCGTACCGTGCCGTCTCGGTTCCCTTCCACAGTCGGCCGGGCACACTGGAGCACTGGCTGACTGAACGCTACTGCCTCTACGCACAAGCGCCCGACGGCTCCCTCTGGCGCAACGAGGTTCATCACGCGCCCTGGCCCCTGCAGATCGCCGAGGCCACCATCACGCGTGACACCTACTTGGCTTCGCACGGACTGGCGATGGACGGTCCGCCGCGGACGTTGCACTTCGCGCAGCGCCAGGACGTGATCGTCTGGAACGGCAGCCGCGTCGCCTGA